Below is a genomic region from Methylobacterium sp. FF17.
CGCGTGGATCGGCCTGCAGACCGAGCTCGTCGCCCGCAACGGCCTCACCGAGGGGCTGGTCTACATGCAGGTGACGCGCGGCGTGCACGAGCGCGACTTCGCCTACCCGCCGGCCGGCACCGCGCCCACCGTGATGATGTTCACGCAGGCCAAGACCGTCGCGAAGAACCCCCTCGCCGAGACGGGCGCCAAGATCATCACCGTGCCGGATCTCCGCTGGAAGCGCCGGGACATCAAGTCGGTGGCGCTGCTGGCCCAGGTGCTCGCCAAGCAGCAGGCCGCCGCCGCCGGGGTCGCCGAGGCCTGGATGGTCGAGGACGACGCGGTCACCGAGGGCTCGTCCTCCACGGCCTTCATCGTCACCAAGGCTGGCGCCCTCGTCACCCGCCCGCTCTCCACAGCCCTCCTGCCGGGCATCACCCGCAAGGCGGTGCTGCGGCTCGCCGAGGAAGCCGGCCTCGCGCTGGAGGAGCGCCTCTTCAGCGTCTCCGAGGCGAAGGACGCGGCCGAAGCCTTCTACACCAGCGCCTCGGCCTTCGTGATGCCGGTGGTCTCCATTGACGGCCACGCGGTCGGCGAGGGCCGCCCCGGCCCGCACACCCGGCGCCTGCGTGAACTCTACCTCGCCATGGCCCGCGAGAGCGCCTGACCGCTCCGGTCGGTGCTCGGGGTCTTTCCCCCTCTCCTCCCCGGCGGATCTCGGGCTTGCCCGATATCCGTCGAGCTTGCGGGGAGGCGTTGGAGGTGGGGGCACCAACTCCATCGATCGTGGCGGGCGGTGACACCCCCAGTCCTAACCTCTTCCCGCGAGGGGGAGAGGGACGCGGTCCGCCCGCAAAGGCAGATGGGGGAAGGCCATTCCCACCCCAGCACGTTACGACCTCGGCAGGAACGCTTCGGCGCCGGGCCTGTTCTCCCTCCGACCTCGCATCCGAGACAGGGAGACTCCATGCGCTCGATCCTCACCCTCGCGGTCGGCTTCGGCCTGATCGCCGGCGCGGCCTTTGCCCAGTCCCCCGACGCACCGCTGAAGGGCCGTGACAGCGACCCGGCCCTGCCGCCGCCGAACCAGACGATCCCCGACAAGATCCGCCCCTCGGACGAGTCGGCCGACAAGGGGACCCTGAGCGAGAAGCTCGAGAAGAGCGACGGCGTGATCAAGCCGCCGGGCAACGCGGCCCCCGGCATGGTGGTGACGCCGCCCGACCCGAACCCCGGTGGCATGCCGGTGATCAAGCCCGGTGACCTGCCCGGCCGGCCGCCCGGAACCGAGGCCCGCTGAGGCGGCATACCCGCCCATCCGGGCGCAGGCGGCCCCCTTGCTTGATTTCCGCGCACGGATCGCGGAAAGACCCGAAGACAGCGAAAGCGGTCCGCCCGACAGGTCGGGCCGCTTTCGCGCGGGCACGCACAGGTCTTATGTGAATGGCAAACGTCGTCGTCGTAGGCGCCCAGTGGGGTGACGAAGGCAAGGGCAAGATCGTCGACTGGCTCTCCGAGCAGGCCGACGTGGTGGTCCGCTTCCAGGGCGGGCACAATGCCGGCCACACGCTGGTCATCGACGGCGTCACCTACAAGCTGGCGCTGCTGCCCTCCGGCGTCGTGCGCGGCGGCAAGCTCTCGGTGATCGGCAACGGCGTCGTGGTCGATCCCTGGCACCTCGTGGACGAGATCGCCCGCCTCCAGGCGCAGGGCGTCGAGATCTCGCCCCGCACCCTGCGGATCGCCGACAACGCCACCCTGATCCTGCCGCTGCACCGCGAACTCGACCATTTCCGCGAGACCTCGAACGCCGGCCTGAAGATCGGCACGACGAAGCGCGGCATCGGCCCTGCTTATGAGGACAAGGTCGGCCGGCGCGCGATCCGGGTGGTCGACCTCGCCGACGAGCACACCCTCGAAGCCAAGATCGAGCGGGTGCTCACCCACCACAACGCCCTGCGCCGGGGTCTCGGCATCGCCGAGGTGGATGCGGGCGCGCTGCTCGCCGAGCTGAAGGCGATCGCGCCCACCATCCTGCCGTTCGCCGAGCCGGTCTGGAAGCTCCTCGACGACGAGCGCCGTGCGGGCAAGCGCATCCTGTTCGAGGGCGCGCAAGGGGCGCTCCTCGACGTCGACCACGGCACCTACCCCTTCGTGACCTCCTCCAACATCGTGGCCGCCCAGGCCGCGACGGGCTCCGGCATGGGCCCGTCCGCGATCGGCTACGTGCTCGGCATCGCCAAGGCCTACACCACCCGGGTCGGCGAAGGCCCCTTCCCCACCGAGCTCTTCGACGAGATCGGCGAGACGATCGGCGCCAAGGGCCGCGAGTTCGGCGTGAATACCGGTCGCAAGCGCCGCTGCGGCTGGTTCGACGCGGTGCTGGTGCGCCAGACCGTGCGGACCTCCGGCATCGACGGCATCGCGCTGACCAAGCTCGACATCCTCGACGGCTTCGAGACCATCAAGGTCTGCACCGGCTACCGCCTCGACGGCGAGGTGGTGGATCACCTGCCCGCCAACCAGGCGGCGCAGGCCAAGGTCGAGCCGATCTACGAAACCATCGAGGGCTGGTCGGGCACCACGGCGGGCGCCCGCTCCTGGGCGGACCTGCCCGCGCAGGCGATCAAGTACGTGCGTCGGATCGAGGAACTGATCGGGGCGCCCGTCGCCCTGCTCTCGACTTCGCCGGAGCGCAACGACACCATCCTCATGCACAACCCCTTCGAGGACTGAGGCGTTTGGCGCTTGCCGTGAGCGTGGCCGCGCGCGGATGATGCGGCCACGTCGCGATCGACCGTGCGGCGGTCGCCGCGTCGCCCGGCGCGCCATCCCGGGCGACGGCGCGAGGGGGCGGCCCGCGAGCCGCCGGCGAGAGAAGCGGACCTGAGGCACGATGGCCGACTATTACCCACTGCTGGCGCGGGCACTCGACGCGATGCCGGACCGCTCGGCGGCCCTGCGTCACGCGGTCTACGAGCGCGCGCGCGGCGCGCTCATCGGGCAGCTGCGCTCCCTCGATCCGCCCCTGTCGGAAGACGACATCGACCTGGAGCGCAACGCCCTCGAAGCCGCCATCCTGCGCCTCGAGCAGGAGCACGGCGCGCCGGCCCCCCCGCCCGAGCCGCCGGCGCCGCCCGATCCGTTCATCCCGATCCCGGCGAACGACGTCACCGACCTGCCCGAGCCCAGCCGGCCGGAGCCGCTTCCCGAGCCGGAGCCGCTTCCGGAATCGAAGCCGCTTCCGGAGCCGGTCGCCCCCGAGCCCGTCGGGTCGGAGCCGCCTCCCCCCGCACCGCTGCCGCCCGAGCCGGCGCCCCCGCCGCCGGAGGCGAGCGTCACCGCCGCATTGCCCCGGGCGACCCTGCCGCCCGCCCCGGTGGAGCCGCCGGTGGCGCCCGCCGCCCCGGATCCGGTCGCGCCGGCGATCCGCATCCAGGCGCGCAAGGGCAAGGCGCCGCCCTTCATGGACCCGGAGCCGGCGGAACCTGCCGCCGCGCCCGACGCGGAGACCTCCGCCGAGCCGGCGGCGGACGGGAACGGTCAGCGCCAGCGCCCCCGGATCGACGTGGTCGCCCCCCGCCAGGGGCGCTCGCGCCTGCTGCGCAACCTCCTCGTCGGCAGCATCCTCGTCGTCGTCATCGGCCTCATCGCGGTGGCGGCCTTTCTCCTGCGCGACAAGCCGGCCGACCTGAAGCCGATCGCGGCGGAAACCCAGGAGAATGCCGGGGACGGCGCGGATTCGAAATTCGCGGACCGGGTGGGTGGCGAGGCCGCGCCCGCCGAACGCGCCGCGCCGGCCCGGCCCGCCGCCCCTGCCGCGACGCCCGCGCAGGGACAGTCCGACCTCGCCGTCGCCCAGCGCGCCGTCCTCTACGAGGAGGCCGCCGGGGGGGGCAGCGCGACGCCGAACGCCACGCAGGGGCGGGTGAGCTGGCGCCTCGACACGGTGCCGGGCGAGCAGGGCCAGCCCCTCGAGACGGTGGTCCGCGCCCGGGCCGACTTCCCGGATGCCGGCCTGTCCCTGGCCCTGACCCTGCGCCGGAACCTCGACGCCACCCTGCCGGCCTCCCACACCATCGAACTGGTCTTCACGCCGAGCGGGCCGACGGCCGCCCAGCGCAACGTCCAGGATATCGGCCTGCTCCAGGGCAAGGACGAGGAAAGCGCGCGGGGCTCGCCCGTCTCCGGCCTGCCGGTCCGGGTCCGCGAGAACCTGTTCCTCATCGGCCTGTCCTCGCTGCCGAACGACATCGAGCGCAACACCGACATCCTGTTGCGCAAGAGCTGGTTCGACGTGACCCTGAAGTTCAGCTCGGGCCTGCGCGGGATCGTGGCCTTCGAGAAGGGAAACGCCGGCACACAGGTGCTGCAGAAGGCCTTCGACCAGTGGCGCTGAGGGTCGGGCGCCCGTCGCCGCACGCATGAAAAAGGCCCCCGGCGCGTTCCGCCGGGGGCCTTTTTTCGATCCGGGCCCGCGAGGAGCCGTCCCGCATCGGTCTGTCAGGCATGAGCCTCGATGCGGGCGGTGCCGGCGCGCGGCGCCTCGCGGGTGGCGAGGTTGCGCTTGACCGCCTCCTGGATCTTCTCGAACGCCCGCACCTCGATCTGCCGCACGCGCTCACGCGACACGCCGAACTCGCCGGAGAGATCCTCCAGGGTGATCGGGTCGTCGGCGAGGCGGCGCGCCTCGAAGATGCGGCGCTCGCGCGGGTTCAGCACCGAGAGCGCGTCGCGCAGGGCCGAGAGGCGGTTCTGCCCCTCCTCCTCGCGGGCGAGCACGGTCTCCTGGCTCGGGCTGTTGTCCACCAGCCAGTCCTGCCACTCGCCCTCGCCCTCCTCGCGCAGGGGCGCGTTGAGCGAGGTGTCGCCGGACAGGCGGCGGTTCATGTCGATCACCTCCTGCTCGGGCACACCGAGCTTGACGGCGATCTGCGCGACCTGATCCGGCTTGAGGTCGCCCTCGTCCAGCGCCGAGATGCGGCCCTTGGCCTTGCGCAGGTTGAAGAACAGCTTCTTCTGGTTGGCGGTGGTGCCCATCTTCACGAGCGACCACGAGCGCAGGATGTATTCCTGGATCGCCGCCTTGATCCACCACATCGCATAGGTGGCGAGCCGGAAGCCTTTGTCCGGCTCGAAGCGCTTGACCGCCTGCATCAGCCCGACATTGCCCTCGGACACGACCTCGCCGATGGGCAGGCCGTAGCCGCGATAGCCCATGGCGATCTTCGCCACGAGGCGCAGGTGGGACGTGACGAGACGGTGGGCGGCGCCACGGTCGCCCTTCTCGCGCCAGTCCTTGGCGAGCGTGAACTCCTCGTTCGGCTCGAGCATCGGGAACTTGCGGATCTCGTCGAGGTAGCGGGAGAGGCCACCTTCGGTGGCGAGCACTGGCAATGCGCCGGCCATGATCTTACCTCCTTGGTTGGACCCCCGAAGGGCGGTCCGAAGCGAACCGCCGCTCCCTTGAGCCGGCCGTTCGATTCCCCATCTTAGCGGGAAATCGGCGGGCTCGGGAAGGCGACGCGCAGCACGAAGTTTGCGTCAACGCGTGGGATCTCGCTTGGGTCGGTGATGACACGAAAAGCCGCAGTCGGGGGTGTCCTGGCGCACGCCTGGGCTTGACTGTTGCGGTCCCGCTACGCGCCAGCGCGCAAAGCCGTCATCAGGGCCCGCATGTCCGGGGGCAGCGGGCTCTCGAAATGCAGCGTCTCCCCGCTGCGCGGATGCGCGAAGCCGAGCACGCTGGCATGCAGGGCCTGGCGCCCGAGGGCGTCGAGGGCCCCGCGCGCCTCCGGGGACAGACGGCTCACCTTGGTCTTGAACGCGCCGCCATAGACGGAATCGCCGAGCAGCGGGTGGCCGCGATGGCTGAGATGCACGCGGATCTGGTGCGTGCGCCCCGTCTCCAGGATGCAGCGCACCCGGGCGACCGTCCCTTCGGGGCCGAAGGTCTCCTCCACCCGGTAATGCGTGATCGCGTGGCGTCCCGTCTCTCCGCGCACCACGGCGATCTTCTCGCGGTTGCGGACGCTGCGGGCGAGGTTCGCCTCGATGGTGCCGTGGTGCGGCTCCGGCACGCCCCAGACCAGGGCCAGGTAGGCCCGCTCCAGCGGCCCCGTGCGGCCGTGATCGGCGAACTGCGCCGTCAGCCCGGCATGGGCGCGGTCGTTCTTGGCCACCACGAGCAGCCCGCTCGTGTCCTTGTCGAGGCGGTGGACGATACCGGGCCGGCGCACGCCGCCGATCCCCGACAGGCTCTCCCCGCAATGAGCGATGAGCCCGTTCACCAGCGTGCCCGAATCGTGCCCGGGGGCCGGATGCACCACGAGTCCCGCCGGCTTGTCGATCACGATGAGGTCGTCGTCCTCGTACACGATCGCGAGGTCGAGGCGTTCGGCCACCGGCTCGGCCGCCACCGCCTCCGGCACCGCGACGAGGAGGTCGGCGCCGGGGCCCACCTTCACCGAGGGGTCGAGGCTGACGGCTCCGTTCCAGCGCACGTGCCCGGCGCGGATCAGGTCCTGCAGGCGCGAGCGCGAGACATCGGGAAAGGCCCGGGCCAGGGCCCGGTCCAGGCGCTCGGGCGCCGCGTCGTCGCCGAGGGTCGCGCGGCGGTCTTCCGTTACCGGCAAGGCATGGTCCTTCGATCCGAAAGTGTCGGTTGGGCGACGATACCGCCATTTCGGGACTTGTGGCGCCGCGCGACCCTCGCTATACGATCGCCCATCGGCCGGGAAGCACGGATCGCCGCAGCGATCACCGAACGCCTCCCACCGGTCCGCGCCCATCGTCTAGCGGTTAGGACAGGTCCCTCTCACGGATCAGACCGGGGTTCGATTCCCCGTGGGCGCGCCAACAATTTCAGCCACTCAGCTTCATTTCGCATCTCGTCTCACACTGCCGACTCGCATAGCGGTTTGAGAGTGACGACTGTCGCTCGAGATCCCGCCCTTCTCAGCAGTCTGCGCGAGCGCGTCACAGATGCGGCTGGTCCGGATCGTGCGCTGTTTGCCGAGGTGTGGTTCGCCTGCACCGGAAAGCAGTCACCGGACACGAAAGCCCGCTTCGCAATCCTGCTTGATGCGAAGGCTTGGACAGATGCTGCTCTCTTGCTGACACGCTCAGCCTTGCCGGAGTGGCGCATCTCCGTGGCGGCTGTAGCCGGATCTATCCTGGTGGAGATCAGGGTGCCGCAGGCCGCGACGAGAGTGGGCACGGCCGCGCCTCAGATGGCCGACCGATCGGACGGGCTTGGTTGGGTGATCCTCGCAGCAGTCCTGGACGAATTGCTCGCAGAACGACTGACGCCTTGATGCGCTGGGACGCGACAGCTCTATCGGGATAACGTCTTTAACAGGCGTCACTCCGATCGCTTCAAGGCACCCC
It encodes:
- a CDS encoding D-amino-acid transaminase — its product is MSHPRIVYLNGEFLPFAEARVPIMDRGFLFADGIYEVSAVLDGRLVDNEAHLARLDRSLGEIDIANPHSMSAWIGLQTELVARNGLTEGLVYMQVTRGVHERDFAYPPAGTAPTVMMFTQAKTVAKNPLAETGAKIITVPDLRWKRRDIKSVALLAQVLAKQQAAAAGVAEAWMVEDDAVTEGSSSTAFIVTKAGALVTRPLSTALLPGITRKAVLRLAEEAGLALEERLFSVSEAKDAAEAFYTSASAFVMPVVSIDGHAVGEGRPGPHTRRLRELYLAMARESA
- a CDS encoding adenylosuccinate synthase; this translates as MANVVVVGAQWGDEGKGKIVDWLSEQADVVVRFQGGHNAGHTLVIDGVTYKLALLPSGVVRGGKLSVIGNGVVVDPWHLVDEIARLQAQGVEISPRTLRIADNATLILPLHRELDHFRETSNAGLKIGTTKRGIGPAYEDKVGRRAIRVVDLADEHTLEAKIERVLTHHNALRRGLGIAEVDAGALLAELKAIAPTILPFAEPVWKLLDDERRAGKRILFEGAQGALLDVDHGTYPFVTSSNIVAAQAATGSGMGPSAIGYVLGIAKAYTTRVGEGPFPTELFDEIGETIGAKGREFGVNTGRKRRCGWFDAVLVRQTVRTSGIDGIALTKLDILDGFETIKVCTGYRLDGEVVDHLPANQAAQAKVEPIYETIEGWSGTTAGARSWADLPAQAIKYVRRIEELIGAPVALLSTSPERNDTILMHNPFED
- a CDS encoding histidine kinase, with amino-acid sequence MADYYPLLARALDAMPDRSAALRHAVYERARGALIGQLRSLDPPLSEDDIDLERNALEAAILRLEQEHGAPAPPPEPPAPPDPFIPIPANDVTDLPEPSRPEPLPEPEPLPESKPLPEPVAPEPVGSEPPPPAPLPPEPAPPPPEASVTAALPRATLPPAPVEPPVAPAAPDPVAPAIRIQARKGKAPPFMDPEPAEPAAAPDAETSAEPAADGNGQRQRPRIDVVAPRQGRSRLLRNLLVGSILVVVIGLIAVAAFLLRDKPADLKPIAAETQENAGDGADSKFADRVGGEAAPAERAAPARPAAPAATPAQGQSDLAVAQRAVLYEEAAGGGSATPNATQGRVSWRLDTVPGEQGQPLETVVRARADFPDAGLSLALTLRRNLDATLPASHTIELVFTPSGPTAAQRNVQDIGLLQGKDEESARGSPVSGLPVRVRENLFLIGLSSLPNDIERNTDILLRKSWFDVTLKFSSGLRGIVAFEKGNAGTQVLQKAFDQWR
- the rpoH gene encoding RNA polymerase sigma factor RpoH is translated as MAGALPVLATEGGLSRYLDEIRKFPMLEPNEEFTLAKDWREKGDRGAAHRLVTSHLRLVAKIAMGYRGYGLPIGEVVSEGNVGLMQAVKRFEPDKGFRLATYAMWWIKAAIQEYILRSWSLVKMGTTANQKKLFFNLRKAKGRISALDEGDLKPDQVAQIAVKLGVPEQEVIDMNRRLSGDTSLNAPLREEGEGEWQDWLVDNSPSQETVLAREEEGQNRLSALRDALSVLNPRERRIFEARRLADDPITLEDLSGEFGVSRERVRQIEVRAFEKIQEAVKRNLATREAPRAGTARIEAHA
- a CDS encoding RluA family pseudouridine synthase, encoding MPVTEDRRATLGDDAAPERLDRALARAFPDVSRSRLQDLIRAGHVRWNGAVSLDPSVKVGPGADLLVAVPEAVAAEPVAERLDLAIVYEDDDLIVIDKPAGLVVHPAPGHDSGTLVNGLIAHCGESLSGIGGVRRPGIVHRLDKDTSGLLVVAKNDRAHAGLTAQFADHGRTGPLERAYLALVWGVPEPHHGTIEANLARSVRNREKIAVVRGETGRHAITHYRVEETFGPEGTVARVRCILETGRTHQIRVHLSHRGHPLLGDSVYGGAFKTKVSRLSPEARGALDALGRQALHASVLGFAHPRSGETLHFESPLPPDMRALMTALRAGA